From Saccharothrix espanaensis DSM 44229, the proteins below share one genomic window:
- a CDS encoding Mu transposase C-terminal domain-containing protein translates to MPPEVTGLLEQVQVDHTPVDVIVVDERHRLPIGRPCVTAAIDVASRCVVGLVVTLEAPSATSVGLCLTHMVTDKRAWLERLGVEAVWPMSGKPRELYVDNAAEFKSEALRRGCDQHGIALRYRPKGQPHFGGIVERLIGTMMRMVHDELPGTTFSNTAARGGYDSDGNAVLTVAELNSWLALATACYHGQVHETLGRTPAGVWAEQVAEHGAPVTVAGQTAFLVDFLPVIRRSLSRTGFQIDHVQYYGDALKPWIARRERLGKFVLRRDPRDISRIWALSPEGDAYVEVPYRTLSRPPISVWEQQAALARLREQGRAEVDEQSVFTMVERMRQITEDAGASTRKARRDRERRTATPARPPASLSAPPPPDEEAGAVAKPFEVIEQW, encoded by the coding sequence GTGCCGCCGGAGGTCACCGGGCTGTTGGAGCAGGTGCAGGTCGACCACACCCCGGTGGACGTGATCGTGGTCGACGAGCGGCACCGGTTGCCGATCGGCCGCCCCTGTGTCACCGCCGCGATCGACGTGGCCAGCCGCTGCGTGGTGGGCCTGGTGGTGACGCTGGAGGCGCCGTCGGCGACCTCGGTCGGGTTGTGCCTGACACACATGGTCACCGACAAGCGGGCCTGGCTCGAACGGCTCGGGGTGGAGGCGGTGTGGCCGATGAGCGGCAAACCGCGCGAGCTGTACGTGGACAACGCCGCCGAATTCAAGAGCGAGGCCCTGCGCCGGGGCTGTGACCAGCACGGCATCGCCCTGCGGTACCGCCCCAAGGGGCAGCCGCACTTCGGCGGGATCGTGGAGCGGCTGATCGGCACGATGATGCGGATGGTGCACGACGAGCTGCCGGGCACCACCTTCTCCAACACCGCGGCGCGCGGTGGCTACGACAGCGACGGGAACGCGGTGCTGACCGTGGCCGAGCTGAACTCGTGGCTGGCGCTGGCGACGGCCTGCTACCACGGGCAGGTGCACGAGACGCTGGGCCGCACCCCTGCCGGTGTGTGGGCCGAGCAGGTCGCCGAACACGGGGCGCCGGTCACCGTGGCCGGCCAGACGGCGTTCCTGGTGGACTTCCTGCCGGTGATCCGGCGCAGCCTGTCGCGCACCGGGTTCCAGATCGACCACGTGCAGTACTACGGCGACGCGCTCAAGCCGTGGATCGCCCGGCGCGAGCGGCTCGGGAAGTTCGTGTTGCGCCGCGACCCGCGCGACATCTCCCGGATCTGGGCGCTGTCGCCGGAAGGCGACGCCTACGTGGAGGTGCCGTACCGGACGCTGTCGCGGCCGCCGATCAGCGTGTGGGAGCAGCAGGCTGCGCTCGCCCGGCTGCGCGAGCAGGGGCGCGCCGAGGTCGACGAGCAGTCGGTGTTCACGATGGTCGAGCGGATGCGCCAGATCACCGAGGACGCTGGAGCCAGTACCCGCAAGGCCCGTCGCGACCGCGAGCGCCGCACCGCGACCCCGGCCAGGCCGCCGGCCTCACTGTCGGCGCCGCCCCCGCCAGACGAGGAGGCGGGCGCGGTGGCGAAACCGTTCGAGGTGATCGAGCAGTGGTGA
- a CDS encoding TniB family NTP-binding protein, with product MTTGDSSTDEGLDDDGELDLAHLHESARRIARLPDEERVRYVRADRWIGYPRATAALERLETLFSWPSKQRMPNLLLIGPTNNGKSMIIEKFRRFHPPISHEDREEIPVLVVQMPSEPSINRFYTALLAALGAPLRARYRLAELEQLVLRLLRAASVRTLVIDELHNVLGGRGEARRESLNLLRFLGNELRIPLVGVGIRDAYLAIRADDQLENRFAPFTLPRWEPDADACSLLASFAASFPLRRPSPIANPEMATYLLTRSEGTIGELAGLLTDAAVAAIESGEEFINQRTLLLAPYEGPTERRRLFERELA from the coding sequence GTGACCACCGGGGACAGCAGCACCGACGAGGGTCTGGACGACGACGGCGAGCTGGACTTGGCGCACCTGCACGAGTCGGCGAGGCGGATCGCACGCCTGCCGGACGAGGAGCGGGTGCGGTACGTGCGGGCGGATCGGTGGATCGGCTACCCCCGGGCCACCGCCGCGCTGGAGCGGTTGGAGACGTTGTTCTCCTGGCCGTCCAAGCAGCGGATGCCGAACCTGTTGCTGATCGGTCCGACCAACAACGGCAAGTCGATGATCATCGAGAAGTTCCGGCGCTTCCACCCGCCGATCTCGCACGAGGATCGGGAGGAGATCCCGGTCCTGGTGGTGCAGATGCCGTCCGAGCCGTCGATCAACCGGTTCTACACCGCGCTGCTGGCCGCGCTCGGCGCGCCCTTGCGGGCGCGGTATCGGCTGGCCGAGCTGGAACAGCTCGTGCTGCGGTTGCTGCGCGCGGCCTCGGTGCGCACGCTGGTGATCGACGAGCTGCACAACGTGCTCGGCGGCCGGGGCGAAGCCCGCAGGGAGTCTCTGAACCTGCTGCGGTTTCTGGGCAACGAACTGCGTATCCCGTTGGTCGGGGTCGGTATCCGGGACGCCTACCTGGCCATCCGCGCCGACGACCAGTTGGAGAACCGATTCGCCCCGTTCACCCTGCCCCGCTGGGAACCCGATGCCGACGCCTGCTCGCTGCTGGCCAGCTTCGCCGCGTCGTTTCCGCTGCGCCGGCCCTCGCCGATCGCCAACCCGGAGATGGCGACCTATCTGCTGACCCGCAGCGAGGGCACCATCGGTGAGCTGGCCGGCCTGCTCACCGATGCCGCCGTGGCGGCGATCGAGTCCGGTGAGGAATTCATCAACCAACGCACCTTGTTGCTCGCGCCGTACGAGGGGCCGACCGAACGGCGCCGGCTGTTCGAGCGCGAACTGGCATGA
- a CDS encoding TniQ family protein, whose product MSPARRWPLHPQPGPLESLSSWLRRLARLYDLPAKDLLTHNLGLVDLQVPELLDGCPPEAMLAAIAERTGVDLARLRMMTLAGWSPWLFDPPSPNQDREVFDNYVRDNSVLFPPRAAPSYQLNRGRPWDGPWICGPGLRRACPLCAADADRGTGLLWQLPLMVGRFRRS is encoded by the coding sequence ATGAGTCCGGCTCGCCGGTGGCCGCTGCATCCGCAGCCCGGCCCGCTGGAGTCGCTGTCGTCATGGCTTCGCCGTCTGGCGCGCCTCTACGACCTGCCTGCGAAAGACTTGCTGACCCACAACCTCGGCCTGGTCGACCTGCAGGTCCCGGAACTGCTCGACGGGTGCCCGCCCGAGGCGATGCTCGCCGCGATCGCTGAACGCACCGGCGTCGACCTTGCCCGACTGCGCATGATGACCCTGGCCGGGTGGTCCCCCTGGCTGTTCGACCCGCCCAGCCCGAACCAGGACCGGGAGGTGTTCGACAACTACGTCCGGGACAACTCGGTGCTGTTCCCGCCGAGAGCGGCCCCCTCGTATCAGCTCAACCGCGGACGCCCCTGGGATGGGCCGTGGATCTGCGGACCGGGGCTGCGCCGGGCGTGCCCGCTGTGCGCAGCCGACGCCGATCGCGGCACGGGTTTGCTCTGGCAGTTGCCGCTCATGGTGGGCAGGTTCAGGCGGTCGTAG
- a CDS encoding IS30 family transposase, whose protein sequence is MLSLADREEISRGVAESLEYKEIAVRIGRNASVVSREVIRHGGRDGYRAVMAEQAASAARSRPKSLAVDRVPALRTRVAGLLRAGWSPASIAGWLARQEPGEDAGRVSHEAIYQWVYAQPVATLNRELMALRTGRTARRGPRPAPAPRIREPRYLDERPAEADDRAVPGHWEGDLVIGKAGKSAVATLVERTSRFLVLVPLRGRDSLTVTDAIIAAVGDLPSSVKPSLTWDCGSEMALHKQVTATGLPVFFAHPHSPWERGSNENLNRIVREFLPKGVDIPSDPRYLAAIAAEINDRPRKIHDWRKPSEVFTELLEADASTA, encoded by the coding sequence ATGTTGTCCTTGGCCGATCGGGAGGAGATCTCCCGTGGCGTGGCCGAGTCGTTGGAGTACAAGGAGATCGCGGTTCGGATCGGCCGTAACGCCTCGGTGGTCTCGCGTGAGGTGATCCGGCACGGCGGTCGGGACGGGTATCGGGCTGTGATGGCCGAACAGGCGGCGAGCGCGGCCCGGTCGCGACCGAAGTCGCTGGCGGTGGACCGCGTCCCTGCCCTGCGGACGCGGGTGGCGGGATTGTTGCGGGCGGGCTGGTCACCGGCGTCGATCGCGGGGTGGTTGGCGCGCCAGGAACCGGGCGAGGACGCTGGCCGGGTGAGTCACGAGGCCATCTACCAGTGGGTCTACGCCCAACCTGTCGCCACGCTGAACCGGGAGTTGATGGCGCTGCGGACCGGCCGCACGGCCCGCCGGGGACCGCGTCCGGCGCCCGCGCCGCGCATCCGCGAGCCCCGCTACCTCGACGAACGCCCCGCCGAGGCCGACGACCGGGCCGTACCCGGCCACTGGGAAGGCGACCTCGTCATCGGCAAGGCGGGCAAGAGTGCGGTGGCGACGCTGGTCGAGCGCACCAGCCGCTTCCTGGTCCTGGTCCCGCTGCGCGGACGCGACTCCCTGACCGTCACCGACGCGATCATCGCCGCCGTCGGCGACCTTCCGTCGTCGGTCAAACCTTCCCTGACCTGGGACTGCGGCTCCGAGATGGCCCTGCACAAACAGGTGACCGCCACCGGACTGCCGGTCTTCTTCGCCCACCCGCACTCACCGTGGGAACGCGGCAGCAACGAGAACCTCAACCGCATCGTGCGCGAGTTCCTGCCCAAGGGCGTCGACATCCCCTCCGATCCCCGCTACCTCGCCGCCATCGCCGCCGAGATCAACGACCGACCCCGTAAGATCCACGACTGGAGAAAACCCAGCGAGGTATTCACCGAACTCCTCGAAGCGGATGCTTCCACCGCCTGA
- a CDS encoding lanthionine synthetase LanC family protein — protein sequence MWIPESVSGPLVPQYRDGMYYGVGGLAHALIEIRLSRPWTAEEQRVADAVVERLRGAVSTTTDYSFFNGLVSTIGVLTALDAAGADAAVDRLMVLAAPDGWPQTSLGPPRFLPGTRVHDVVLGTAGVLLGALWAGRMNVAGAHALAEHAVGVLMAEREEEQTGVNWRDVPQRFRTDPGGQAPNFSHGLAGIATTLALAGAELDRPDLISAAVSGAEHLVALGKTDGPGFVVPRRIPGNHADEDEFSYGWCHGPTGTSLLFLALHRAGVAEVAGAPPLVWHRRCLHSVRTSGLPSRLYPGFWDNDGRCCGTAGVGEVFLDSWHRSGDPDDLEFALQLADTLVDNAVVEGSHAYWRFIEHRAPAPLLPAGVGWMQGAAGIAAFLLRVSRVMQAGPKAAPIPRMDNWWTLPSVSP from the coding sequence TTGTGGATCCCGGAATCGGTGTCCGGTCCGCTGGTGCCGCAGTACCGGGACGGCATGTACTACGGGGTCGGCGGTCTGGCTCATGCGCTGATCGAGATCCGGCTTTCTCGTCCGTGGACTGCTGAAGAGCAGCGCGTAGCGGACGCCGTCGTTGAGCGGCTGCGCGGTGCGGTGTCCACCACGACCGACTACAGCTTCTTCAACGGGCTGGTCAGCACGATCGGTGTGCTGACCGCGCTCGATGCTGCCGGAGCGGATGCGGCCGTGGACCGGCTGATGGTGCTCGCCGCACCTGATGGCTGGCCTCAGACATCCCTTGGCCCACCGCGGTTCCTGCCCGGCACCCGCGTCCACGATGTGGTGCTGGGCACGGCCGGAGTCCTGCTGGGCGCATTGTGGGCGGGGCGAATGAACGTGGCGGGCGCGCACGCCCTCGCAGAACACGCCGTCGGCGTGCTCATGGCCGAGCGGGAGGAGGAACAGACCGGGGTCAACTGGCGTGACGTACCCCAGCGCTTCCGCACCGATCCCGGCGGGCAGGCGCCCAACTTCTCGCACGGTCTCGCGGGCATCGCGACGACGCTCGCGCTGGCCGGTGCCGAGCTCGACCGGCCGGACCTGATCTCGGCCGCGGTAAGCGGTGCGGAACATCTGGTGGCACTGGGCAAGACGGACGGTCCAGGTTTCGTCGTGCCTCGCCGCATACCCGGCAACCATGCCGACGAGGACGAGTTCAGCTACGGCTGGTGCCACGGCCCCACCGGGACTTCGCTGCTCTTCCTCGCCCTGCATCGAGCCGGCGTGGCGGAGGTGGCCGGTGCGCCGCCGCTGGTGTGGCACCGCCGGTGCCTGCACAGCGTCCGCACGTCTGGTCTGCCATCGCGCCTTTACCCCGGCTTCTGGGACAACGACGGACGTTGCTGCGGCACTGCGGGCGTAGGCGAGGTGTTCCTGGACTCTTGGCATCGCAGCGGCGACCCGGACGACCTGGAGTTCGCTCTCCAGTTGGCAGACACCCTGGTCGACAATGCCGTGGTCGAGGGATCTCATGCCTACTGGCGGTTCATCGAACACCGTGCACCAGCTCCCCTGCTTCCGGCGGGAGTTGGCTGGATGCAGGGTGCAGCCGGGATCGCCGCATTCCTCCTCCGTGTCAGTCGCGTCATGCAGGCAGGGCCGAAGGCCGCACCGATTCCCCGCATGGACAACTGGTGGACACTGCCCAGCGTGAGCCCATAG
- a CDS encoding tyrosine-type recombinase/integrase, whose protein sequence is MVEQADKPRRHRRTVTLVTAGTVNPVTRKRNLGDGYEPRTIRHSNAVVRSFYGFWLDLGEGPLVNPVQLDRRWRGGRPHAHHNPLEPFRAEGRVRYNPKLPHRLPREMPEERWREVFGQLRSNRDRALLSLDVGNGARASELLGVRGVDLDWGDRLVRVTRKGTGAQQWLPASPEAFVWLRLYLADLGGLPDPNEPIWWTLRRRERGEGLRRQPMNYEALRAVFRWVNTVLGTNWSMHDLRHTAALRMSRDDSLSLRDVQVILGHAHLSTTADVYAVEGQAQVVYRVRRHLADRDNRAPRPPLVAAGYDAADLAVLLGGVVR, encoded by the coding sequence GTGGTGGAGCAGGCGGACAAGCCCCGGCGCCATCGGCGCACGGTGACGCTGGTGACGGCGGGCACGGTCAATCCGGTTACCCGCAAGCGGAATCTGGGCGACGGGTACGAACCCCGGACGATCCGGCACTCCAACGCGGTGGTGCGCAGCTTTTACGGGTTCTGGTTGGACCTCGGCGAGGGGCCGTTGGTCAATCCGGTGCAGTTGGATCGGCGGTGGCGCGGCGGAAGGCCGCACGCCCACCACAATCCGCTGGAGCCGTTCCGTGCCGAGGGCCGGGTCCGCTACAACCCGAAGCTTCCCCACCGTCTTCCGCGCGAGATGCCCGAGGAGCGCTGGCGGGAGGTGTTCGGGCAGTTGCGGTCGAACCGGGACCGGGCGTTGCTGTCGTTGGACGTCGGCAACGGCGCGCGGGCGTCGGAACTGCTCGGGGTACGAGGGGTGGACCTGGACTGGGGCGACCGGTTGGTGCGGGTGACGCGCAAGGGGACCGGTGCCCAGCAGTGGCTGCCGGCCAGCCCGGAGGCGTTCGTGTGGCTGCGCCTGTACCTGGCCGACCTCGGTGGTCTGCCCGACCCGAACGAGCCGATCTGGTGGACGTTGCGGCGGCGTGAGCGGGGAGAAGGGCTGCGGCGGCAGCCGATGAACTACGAGGCGCTGCGGGCGGTGTTCCGTTGGGTCAACACGGTGTTGGGCACCAACTGGTCGATGCACGACCTGCGGCACACCGCGGCCCTGCGCATGTCGCGCGACGACTCGCTGTCGCTCAGGGACGTGCAGGTCATCCTCGGTCACGCCCACCTGTCCACCACGGCGGACGTGTACGCGGTGGAGGGCCAGGCGCAGGTCGTGTACAGGGTGCGGCGGCACCTGGCCGACCGCGATAACCGGGCGCCGCGGCCGCCCCTCGTCGCGGCCGGCTACGACGCCGCGGACCTGGCCGTCCTTCTCGGAGGTGTCGTCCGATGA
- a CDS encoding site-specific integrase: protein MTTAPTGSEEGTRSGPRRPSRSASKFKRLDEVVETRAAAACGDRLSAEEVLALFPTLPSWTNAERYGNHRRQERGARRILDWLQAHPGQGWQDRWLVSGADRDLSWIDTLADEPREGGPGRATRRDILVEGLTSLLLCRIVLPGYGFLASFRATSLFAHVRRRFRPDLFALVEERGRALKAEPHRVRLALVAVSRMVLHTGRDVDLLTAEDLLALRANSTRRRGCPDPDLPLAWSLLCGVADMGEHATLRDAVRHGRQSTAEMVDRHGIRSRDVREVLIRYLDERRPAMDYNSLVQLAARLAGSFWADIERHHPGIDSLHLPGEVAEAWKERMRTTTGAASGARPRKERWGLFVVVRCFYRDVQEWAQDDPSWARWSVPNPVRKSDTVGHAKARRRSTAEMHQRVRDRLPHLPVLVETAEREKADAARFLALVRQARLGGEVVFDGRRYRRVAPAAYGTPYYSGDTLPTRAEDLDSGEVADVAQDEHEAFWAWAAIEVLRDTGVRIEELLELTHLALVSYRLPDTGEVVPMLQVVPSKADRERLLLVGPELASVLATIITRLRAENGGPVPATARYDPYERVTGPPLPHLFQHRVGWRWEVPDKKTVQKWLTRTLTRTGLTDRAGRTLHCTPHDFRRMFATEAVSGGLPLHIVARLLGHANITTTQAYTAIFDDELVRSYRTFLDNRRALRPEAEYREPTEHEWREFQQHFHTRKLELGECGRPYGTPCKHEHACFSELTARAFR, encoded by the coding sequence ATGACCACCGCGCCCACCGGATCGGAGGAAGGGACGCGGTCGGGCCCGCGGCGCCCGTCCCGGTCGGCCTCGAAGTTCAAGCGCCTCGACGAGGTGGTGGAGACCCGTGCCGCCGCGGCCTGCGGCGACCGGCTCTCGGCCGAGGAGGTGCTGGCCCTGTTTCCGACGTTGCCGAGTTGGACCAACGCCGAGCGGTACGGCAACCATCGGCGCCAGGAGCGGGGAGCCCGTCGGATCCTGGACTGGTTGCAGGCCCATCCCGGGCAGGGCTGGCAGGACCGGTGGCTGGTCTCCGGCGCGGACCGGGACCTGTCCTGGATCGACACGCTGGCCGACGAGCCCCGGGAGGGCGGGCCCGGTCGTGCGACCCGCCGCGACATCCTGGTCGAGGGGCTGACGTCGTTGCTGCTGTGCCGGATCGTGCTGCCCGGCTACGGTTTCCTGGCCTCCTTCCGCGCGACGTCTCTGTTCGCGCACGTCCGGCGGCGGTTCAGGCCGGATCTGTTCGCGCTGGTGGAGGAACGCGGCCGCGCGCTGAAGGCCGAACCCCACCGGGTGCGGCTGGCGCTGGTCGCGGTCAGCAGGATGGTGCTGCACACCGGCCGCGACGTCGACCTGCTCACCGCCGAGGACCTGTTGGCCCTGCGCGCGAACTCCACGCGGCGACGCGGCTGTCCGGACCCCGACCTGCCGCTGGCGTGGTCGTTGCTGTGCGGTGTGGCCGACATGGGCGAGCACGCCACCCTCAGGGACGCGGTGCGCCACGGCCGCCAGTCCACCGCCGAGATGGTGGACCGGCACGGCATCCGTTCCCGCGACGTCCGGGAGGTGCTGATCCGCTACCTCGACGAACGCCGACCGGCGATGGACTACAACAGCCTCGTCCAGCTCGCCGCCCGCCTGGCCGGGAGCTTCTGGGCCGACATCGAGCGGCATCACCCCGGCATCGACAGTCTGCACCTGCCCGGTGAGGTCGCCGAGGCGTGGAAGGAGCGGATGCGGACCACGACCGGTGCCGCGTCCGGCGCCAGGCCGCGCAAAGAGCGCTGGGGGTTGTTCGTCGTGGTGCGCTGCTTCTACCGGGATGTGCAGGAGTGGGCTCAGGACGACCCTTCCTGGGCGCGGTGGAGCGTTCCGAACCCCGTCCGCAAGAGCGACACCGTCGGCCACGCCAAGGCCAGGCGGCGCAGCACCGCGGAGATGCACCAGCGGGTGCGGGACCGGCTGCCGCACCTGCCGGTCCTGGTGGAGACGGCAGAACGGGAGAAGGCCGACGCTGCCCGGTTCCTGGCCCTGGTCCGGCAGGCCCGGCTCGGGGGCGAGGTCGTGTTCGACGGGCGGCGGTACCGTCGGGTCGCACCGGCCGCGTACGGAACCCCCTACTACAGCGGGGACACCCTTCCCACGCGGGCGGAGGACCTCGACTCCGGCGAGGTCGCCGACGTCGCGCAGGACGAGCACGAGGCGTTCTGGGCCTGGGCCGCGATCGAAGTCCTGCGGGACACCGGCGTCCGGATCGAGGAGCTGCTGGAACTCACCCACCTCGCCCTGGTCTCCTACCGGTTGCCCGACACCGGCGAGGTCGTCCCGATGCTCCAGGTCGTGCCGTCCAAGGCAGACCGCGAACGCCTGCTGCTGGTCGGCCCCGAACTGGCCAGCGTGCTGGCCACGATCATCACGCGGCTGCGCGCCGAGAACGGCGGCCCGGTCCCGGCCACCGCCCGCTACGACCCCTACGAACGCGTGACCGGGCCGCCCCTGCCGCACCTGTTCCAGCACCGCGTCGGCTGGCGCTGGGAGGTGCCCGACAAGAAGACCGTCCAGAAGTGGCTCACCCGCACCCTGACCCGCACCGGCCTGACCGACCGCGCGGGCCGCACCCTGCACTGCACCCCGCACGACTTCCGCAGGATGTTCGCCACCGAAGCGGTCTCCGGCGGCCTGCCCCTGCACATCGTCGCCCGCCTGCTCGGCCACGCCAACATCACCACCACCCAGGCCTACACCGCGATCTTCGACGACGAACTCGTCCGCTCCTACCGGACCTTCCTCGACAACCGACGCGCCCTGCGTCCCGAGGCCGAATACCGCGAACCCACCGAGCACGAGTGGCGGGAGTTCCAGCAGCACTTCCACACCCGCAAACTCGAACTCGGCGAATGCGGACGCCCCTACGGCACCCCCTGCAAACACGAACACGCCTGCTTCTCTGAACTAACAGCACGTGCGTTTCGCTGA
- a CDS encoding site-specific integrase, with translation MTSIVKHSTRKPLPAVTSVAAEQRLRNRQLRTEFPPRSAEERWLHTAATAEQVQQRLTVAPFAAAANGTQAARRRGVTKLLRWLAIFPGDTWQDRWLASGAEEHPRAGWIELPMEWLAAHGGVASYDSTDLPSGLLILICGDVIRPGLPWMLTRTHRYLASVMAQVRDPAGFARLAELAAAEPASSQGDAKIAATRIATILACKGGTIAEVTVGDCVELVETMRRVHTRGGQKKVDFYLRLRALGVFPGDAPHSIRAFGLAGGKLTIEQLVDRYRIQCQPIRDLLVDYLRERQPSLDFVSLDAISRTLAGLFWARVEALAPGIDSLRLPPAVVRAWEDELSSVKRTTTNAAGDRIEVSTPRLNAKDELMRVRALYLDIAHWAVEDPARWGPWVAPCPISGDEVQKAKERKHSKARMDQRTRERLPVLPVLVRTANDRRLAAARLLAAAQATEPGEVIDNTNGTLRRAVAPKVIGRHVWAEDTATGKRRNLSYEDEETFWAFATIEVLRLTGIRCEELLELSHHSITEYRLPSTGELVPLLQIAPSKTDTERLLLVSPELADVLSAIVQRLRTPERPVPLVVSYDIREKIWHPPMPLLFQRGIGNERRAFTPSAIRKLLINALAATGLTDATGNPLMFQAHDFRRIFVTDAIMNGLPPHIAQIICGHKTIDTTMGYKAVYPAETIEAHRAFIARRRATRPSEEYRTPTDEEWDSFLAHFEKRKVSVGVCARAFGSPCVHEHACVRCSLLRPDPTQRARLEETRDNLEARIIEAKREGWHGEVEGLQVSYSGVKDKLAQVDVTLQRASTATDLGMPPFGSISGRASVLRKLSP, from the coding sequence GTGACCTCCATCGTCAAGCACAGCACCCGCAAACCGCTGCCCGCTGTCACCTCGGTCGCCGCAGAGCAGCGATTGCGGAACCGTCAGCTGCGCACCGAGTTTCCGCCACGATCGGCCGAGGAACGGTGGCTGCACACTGCGGCCACGGCCGAGCAGGTGCAGCAGCGGCTGACCGTGGCGCCCTTCGCTGCCGCGGCGAACGGCACCCAGGCTGCGCGCCGGCGCGGAGTGACCAAGCTCCTGCGCTGGCTGGCAATCTTCCCGGGCGACACCTGGCAGGACCGTTGGCTGGCCAGCGGTGCCGAGGAGCACCCTAGAGCGGGATGGATCGAGCTGCCGATGGAGTGGCTGGCAGCGCACGGCGGAGTGGCGTCCTACGACTCCACGGACCTGCCGTCCGGCCTACTGATACTGATCTGCGGCGACGTCATCCGCCCTGGCCTGCCATGGATGCTCACCCGCACCCATCGATATCTGGCGTCGGTGATGGCGCAGGTCAGGGATCCGGCAGGGTTCGCGAGGCTGGCTGAGCTGGCCGCCGCCGAACCGGCCAGCTCCCAGGGCGACGCGAAGATCGCGGCAACCCGGATCGCCACGATCCTGGCCTGCAAGGGCGGCACCATCGCCGAGGTCACCGTCGGCGACTGCGTCGAACTGGTCGAGACGATGCGGCGCGTCCATACCCGCGGCGGACAGAAGAAGGTCGACTTCTACCTACGGCTGCGCGCCCTGGGCGTCTTCCCCGGGGACGCGCCGCACAGCATCCGCGCGTTCGGCCTGGCCGGCGGGAAGTTGACGATCGAGCAGCTGGTTGACCGGTATCGCATACAGTGCCAGCCAATCCGAGACCTGCTGGTCGACTACCTGCGGGAGCGCCAACCATCGCTGGACTTCGTCAGCCTGGACGCCATCTCGCGGACATTGGCCGGGCTGTTCTGGGCCCGCGTTGAGGCCCTCGCGCCCGGCATCGACTCCCTGCGGCTCCCACCCGCGGTCGTCCGCGCCTGGGAGGACGAGCTGAGCTCGGTCAAACGCACCACGACCAATGCGGCCGGCGACCGGATCGAGGTGTCGACCCCTCGGCTGAACGCCAAGGACGAGCTTATGCGCGTCCGGGCGCTCTATCTCGACATCGCGCACTGGGCCGTCGAGGATCCAGCCCGCTGGGGGCCGTGGGTCGCGCCCTGCCCGATCAGTGGCGACGAGGTCCAGAAAGCCAAGGAGCGCAAGCACAGCAAGGCTCGCATGGATCAACGCACCCGTGAGCGGCTACCCGTACTGCCCGTGCTGGTGCGCACCGCCAACGACCGGCGCCTGGCCGCCGCCCGGCTCCTGGCGGCAGCACAAGCCACCGAACCGGGCGAGGTCATCGACAACACCAACGGGACACTGCGACGGGCCGTCGCCCCCAAGGTCATCGGTCGCCATGTCTGGGCCGAGGACACCGCCACCGGCAAGCGACGCAATCTGTCCTATGAGGACGAAGAAACGTTCTGGGCGTTCGCCACCATCGAAGTTCTGCGGCTGACCGGCATTCGCTGCGAGGAACTGCTCGAACTCAGCCACCACAGCATCACCGAATATCGATTGCCCAGCACCGGTGAACTGGTGCCGCTGCTGCAGATCGCCCCGTCCAAGACCGACACCGAACGGTTGCTGCTGGTCAGCCCCGAACTGGCTGACGTCCTCAGCGCCATCGTCCAGCGGTTGCGCACCCCTGAACGGCCTGTCCCGCTGGTGGTCTCCTACGACATCCGGGAGAAGATATGGCACCCACCAATGCCGCTGCTGTTCCAGCGGGGCATCGGCAACGAGCGCCGCGCGTTCACCCCCTCAGCCATCCGCAAGCTGCTCATCAACGCGCTCGCGGCGACAGGGCTTACCGACGCCACCGGCAACCCGCTGATGTTCCAAGCCCACGACTTCCGAAGAATCTTCGTCACAGACGCCATCATGAACGGGTTGCCGCCGCATATCGCTCAGATCATCTGCGGACACAAGACGATCGACACCACCATGGGCTACAAGGCCGTCTATCCCGCCGAGACGATCGAAGCGCATCGAGCGTTCATCGCCCGCCGCCGGGCTACCAGACCGAGCGAGGAATACCGGACCCCAACCGATGAGGAATGGGACTCCTTCCTCGCCCACTTCGAGAAAAGGAAAGTTTCGGTAGGGGTCTGCGCGCGAGCATTCGGATCACCCTGCGTCCACGAACACGCTTGTGTGAGGTGCTCGCTCCTGCGGCCGGACCCCACGCAACGGGCCAGATTGGAAGAAACCCGCGACAATCTGGAGGCCCGCATCATCGAGGCAAAACGGGAGGGCTGGCACGGCGAAGTTGAAGGACTCCAAGTCAGCTACAGCGGCGTCAAAGACAAGCTGGCCCAAGTTGATGTCACCCTCCAACGGGCATCCACTGCTACCGACCTAGGCATGCCGCCCTTCGGATCGATCTCTGGAAGAGCCTCTGTCCTACGAAAACTAAGTCCATAG